In Camelus ferus isolate YT-003-E chromosome 10, BCGSAC_Cfer_1.0, whole genome shotgun sequence, the following proteins share a genomic window:
- the GAL gene encoding galanin peptides translates to MPRGCALLLVSLLLAVALSATLGNGSPEKEKRGWTLNSAGYLLGPHAIDNHRSFQDKHGLAGKRELHPDDETRPGSFDRPLSENNVVRTIIDFLNFLHLKEAGALERLPGLPAALSSEDMEQS, encoded by the exons ATGCCCAGAGGCTGCGCCCTCCTGCTCGTCTCTCTGCTCCTCGCCGTGGCCCTTTCAGCCACCCTGGGGAACGGGTCACCG gagaaggaaaagagaggctgGACCCTGAACAGCGCTGGCTACCTTCTTGGTCCAC ATGCCATTGACAACCACAGGTCCTTTCAGGACAAGCATGGCCTGGCTGGCAAGCGGGAACTCCACCCCGATGACGAAACAAGGCCAG GGAGCTTTGACAGGCCGCTGTCAGAGAACAACGTTGTGCGCACGATAATAGACTTTCTAAATTTCTTGCATCTCAAAG AGGCCGGGGCCCTGGAGCGCCTGCCCGGTCTCCCCGCAGCGCTGTCCTCAGAAGACATGGAGCAGTCCTGA